The sequence TCCTCGAGCTCTTCTACTCCACCGGGCTCCGACTGTCGGAGCTGCGCGGCATCAACACCACCGACCTCGACCTCGTCTCGCAGCAGGTCAAGGTGCGCGGCAAGGGGCGCAAGGAGCGCATCGTCCCCATCGGCGACCACGCGCAGCGCGCCCTCCGGAACTACGAGGCCAAGCGCGACGAGCTCCTCCGCCAGGTGGGATCCCGCGCCGAGCGGGCGGCGTTCTTCCTGTCACGCACCGGAAAGCGCCTCGGCGCGCGTGCCATCCAGCTCGTGGTGACCCGGTTCCTGGACCAGGTGGACGAGGATGCCGGGCTGTCGACGCACTCGCTGCGCCACACCTTCGCCACGCACCTCCTCGACGCCGGCGCCGACCTGCGGGCGGTGCAGGAGCTCCTGGGGCACGCCTCCATCTCCACCACCCAGATCTACACCCACACCAGCGTGGAACGGCTCAAGCAGGTGCACCACAAGGCCCACCCACGCGCCTGACGACACCATGACCTCATCCTTTCCCGGCTTCCACGCCACCACCATCGTCGCCGTCCGCCGCGACGGCAAGCTCGCCATCGGCGGCGACGGGCAGGTGACCCAGGGCGACACCGTGATGAAGGCGCGCGCCCAGAAGGTGCGCACCCTGGCCGGCGGGCGCGTCGTCGCCGGCTTTGCCGGCGCCACCGCCGACGCCTTCACCCTCTTCGACAAGTTCGAGGAGAAGCTGGAGCGCTATAGCGGCAACCTCCCGCGCGCCGCCGTCGAGCTGGCGCGCGAGTGGCGCTCCGACCGCGTCCTCCGGCGCCTGGAGGCGCTCCTGATCGTCGCCGACGTCCACAACGGCTTCCTCCTGTCGGGCACCGGCGACGTGATCGAACCCGACGACGGGATCCTCGCCATCGGCTCGGGCGGCAGTTACGCGCTGGCCGCCGCCCGCGCCCTCGTGGCCAACACCCAGCTTGCCCCGGTGGAGATCGTGCGCAAGTCGCTGGAAATCGCCGGCGAGATCTGCGTGTACACCAACACGAACATCACCCTCCTCGAACCCACCGCCTAACGAGCCACGGGCCCCCGCGCGCCCCCACTCCCGACTCCCGACTCCCCACTCCCGTCCCCCGTCTTCCCGTCCATGTCCTCCCGAATCGAGCAAGCCCTCGCCCGCCTCGCCGACCTCACCCCGCGCCAGATCGTCGCCGAGCTCGATCGCTACATCGTCGGCCAGGACGACGCCAAGAAGGCCGTCGCCATCGCCTTGCGGAACCGGTGGCGCCGCCAGCGCGCCCCCGAGCCCATTCGCACCGAGATCTCCCCCAACAACATCATCCTCATCGGCCCCACCGGCGTCGGGAAGACCGAGATCGCGCGCCGCCTGGCGCGCCTCTCCGGCGCCCCGTTCGTCAAGGTCGAGGCCTCCAAGTTCACCGAGGTCGGCTACGTGGGGCGCGACGTCGAGTCCATGGTGCGCGACCTGGTGGAGAGCGCCATCGACATGGTGCGCACCGAGCGCGAGGACGAGGTGGAGGACCTGGCGCAGGAACGCGTCGACGAACGCCTCCTCGACCTCCTCCTCCCCGTCCCGGAGGAGGCGAAGAAGGAAGGTGCGGCCGGCGGCGGGCCCCGCGACGCCTCGGCGGCGCCGAACGTCTTCGTCGTCTCCTCCAGCGGCGCCGTGCAGCACGAGCCGGGAGGCGACGCCGCCCGCGAGCGCTACCAGCGCACGCGCGACAAGCTCCGCCAGCTCCTGCGCGACGGGCAGCTCGAGGAGCGCGAGGTGGAGGTCGAGGTGGCGCAGCCCGCGCCCACGGTGCTCGACGTCATGACCCCCCAGGGGGCCCCCGAGGGGATGGAGTCGTTCGGCGAGATGCTCAAGGAGATGCTCCCCAAGCGGACGAAGAAGCGCCACGTCAAGGTGAGCGAGGCGCGCCGCATC comes from Gemmatimonadetes bacterium SCN 70-22 and encodes:
- a CDS encoding HslU--HslV peptidase proteolytic subunit, coding for MTSSFPGFHATTIVAVRRDGKLAIGGDGQVTQGDTVMKARAQKVRTLAGGRVVAGFAGATADAFTLFDKFEEKLERYSGNLPRAAVELAREWRSDRVLRRLEALLIVADVHNGFLLSGTGDVIEPDDGILAIGSGGSYALAAARALVANTQLAPVEIVRKSLEIAGEICVYTNTNITLLEPTA
- a CDS encoding HslU--HslV peptidase ATPase subunit, with the protein product MSSRIEQALARLADLTPRQIVAELDRYIVGQDDAKKAVAIALRNRWRRQRAPEPIRTEISPNNIILIGPTGVGKTEIARRLARLSGAPFVKVEASKFTEVGYVGRDVESMVRDLVESAIDMVRTEREDEVEDLAQERVDERLLDLLLPVPEEAKKEGAAGGGPRDASAAPNVFVVSSSGAVQHEPGGDAARERYQRTRDKLRQLLRDGQLEEREVEVEVAQPAPTVLDVMTPQGAPEGMESFGEMLKEMLPKRTKKRHVKVSEARRILVEQELERLIDKEDLVTDALARVEKMGIIFLDEIDKIASTRGESHGPDVSREGVQRDLLPIVEGSNVQTKYGMVKTDHVLFIAAGAFHVSKPSDLIPELQGRFPIRVELKPLTEGDFVRIMTEPENALTRQYAALVESEGARLTFTPDGVAEIARLAALANVRMENIGARRLHTVMTTLLEEILFTLPDPAVKEVTVDRAMVQERLRGVLEDEDLRKYIL